TGGGTTCCACCGCCAACACCAGTCCCTCGTGCAGCACCATGTCCGCTTCGGGGTCGTCCCAGTTGGGCACGGTCGGCTCCTCGTGCAATTGCCGACCGATGCCGTGTCCGGCGAGTTCACGGAACACCCGCCCGCCATGGCTGCGCACGCAGCGGTCGATGGCAGCCCCGACATCGCGCACCCGGCGCCCCGGCCGCGCAGCGGTCACGCCGGCTTCCAGTGCCTCGCGTGCCATGCGCAGCAGCTGCGCGCCACCCCTGGGCGGCGTGCCCACCGCCACGGTGCGGGCGCTGTCGGCCATGTAGCCGTTCAGCTCAAGCGTCACGTCGAGCGTGACGAGGTCACCCTCGCGTAACACCCGCGCGCCCGGGATGCCGTGGACGATCTCGTCGTTCACACTGATGCAGGTGAAGCCCGGGAAATCGTAGGTGAGCTGGGGCGCCGAACGGGCACCGTGTGCCGTGGCCAGGTCACGCGCAATCGTGTCGAGCTGCGCGGTGGTCACACCGGGCGCCACGGCAGCCTCCATGGCATCGAGCGTGCGCGCCACCAGCTGCCCAACCCGCCGCATGCCGTTCAGCTCCTCTTCCGTTCGAATGGTCATGACCCGAGTATAGCGTGACGGGCCGGACCTCGCCGCCTGGCCGGGACCAACGGCCTCATTTCACCAGTGTCCATGCTGCGCAGCACATGACCATGCCCTCCACATCTCACGAAAACGCGGCACGCGAGCGCGACCGCGAGCGCGGCTCCTTTGCCACCACCTCCACCGAGGACAGCGACCTCGGCTTCGGCCGGGTGGTGGCCAACACTGCGCGCGGGCGCTTTCTCACGCGTGCCGGGCAGCCCACGGCCCGAAAACTGGGATTGCGCGGCGCACGCACCGGCCGGGCCTATCTGGCGGCCCTCGGCGCGACCTGGCGCGACTTTCTCGTATGGACGGTGGGTATCGTCCTGCTGGTGAATGGGCTGTTTGCCCTCGCCTATCGGTCACTGGGGCCCGGTGCGCTGTCCGGCAGCGACACATTGGGCCTGGACGACCCCTTTCTTGCGGCGCTGGTCTACAGCGTGAGCATCTTCACCACGACGGGTGTCGACGGCATGCACGCCGTGGGAGCTGCGGCGCACTCGCTCACCGTCGTGCAGGCGCTACTGGGGCCGCTGGTGGGTATGGTCATTGCCGGTCTCGTCATTGCGCGCCTCACCCGGCCACGCGCCGAGCTGCGCTTCAGCGACTCGGTTGTCATTGCGCCGTACGAGGGCGGACGCGGGCTCATGTTCCGCTTCGTCAACGAGTCCATGAGTGAGCTCACCAATGTGCACGCCGCCGTGTACGTCACCTGGCTCGAAACCATCGATGGGGTACGCGAGCGGAACTTCCATCGCCTCACACTCGAGCGCGACGATGTGGCCTTCTTTCCGCTGCATTGGACCGTCGTGCATCCGCTCACGGCCGACAGCCCCCTGCGAGGCGTGACACCCGAACGCCTGCGTGATGGCGACGCGGAGATTCTCATTCTCGTGACGGCCCACGAAGAGACCTTCTCCACACGCATTTCCGTGCGTCACTCCTTCACCTGGGAGGACGTGACCTGGGATGCCCGATTCGCCAGCATCTTCATCGAGTCCATGGACGAAGCGCTGGCCATCGATGTGGAGCGCCTGAGCCGGTTGGACAGACTGCCGGAGGGCAGCACACGCCTCGCCCCTGCGGCTGAAGGGCCCATGGTGCCCTGAGCCAGGACGAGGCGGCGTCAGTGCGCGTGACTGTGCCCGCGCATGGCGTCGAGATCCAGTTCCTCCTCGAGTGTGCGCAGCACTTCGTCCGAGATCGCGCCTTCGTTGCGCAATCGCAGCAGCAATCGCCGCTCGGCTTCACGCATGCGGGTGCGCAACGCATCGCGTGAGCGCGCCCGCCCTGCGGCGTCGCCGCTGGTGCCCGTGGTATGGGAGCGTTCCACGCGTTCGCGAAGCTCAGCGCGCAACCACCGGGCGTCTTCTGCTGATACGGTGCCCTCGCGCACCGCGTCCTCGAGCTCATCCTGCGCGCGACGCGCCGCTTCCAGGCGCGCCAGGCGCTCCTCATGCAGGTGATGGGTTTCGGGAGCGAATCGGAACCAGCGGATGAGCGGCGCCAGCGTACAGCCCTGAACCACCAGTGTGAACAGAATGGCGGTCATGGTGATGTACAGCAGCTCCTGGCGGTACGGGAACGGCGAGCCGTCGGCGAGAGTCAGCGGCAGAGCAAGCGCCGTGGCCAGCGACACAATGCCGCGCATGCTGGTCCAGGCCACCAACGAGACCGCCTTGGCCGACGGTACGGGTTCATTGCGCGCGATCGTGGGCGACAGAAAGCGCGGGCACCAGGTGGCGACGGGTACCCACACCAGACGCACCGCCACCAGTACCAGACTGATGATCAAGCCCGGGTAGAGCAGCGTCGGCAAGGTCGCCATCGTGGTCGAGCACAGCAGCGCCGTGAACTGCATGCCCAGCAGCACGAAGATCATCGCGTTGAGCGCAAACACGAGCAGGTCCCACACGGCGCGCGCCTGCACACGCGAGCGAGGCCCCACCGCCGTCGACAGATACTGACGCGTGTACAAACCGCCGGCCACACAGGCGAGCACCGCCGACACGTGCAGCTCTTCCGCCACCAGCCACGCGACATACGGCCCGGCCAGCGTGAGCAGCACCTCGGCCATTTCGTCGCGTGTGCGCCGCGCAGTCTGAATGAGCAGCCAACCCGTGGCCAGACCGATCAGCACACCCACACCGGCGTCGAGAAAGAACCGCACCATCGACTCGGCCACACTGAACACACCGGTGACCGCGGCGGCCACCGCGGTGCGATAGAGCACGAGCGCGGACGCATCGTTCACGAGGCTCTCGCCCTCAAGAATCACGATCACGCGGCGCGGCACGGGCAATCGTGAAACAACGGCGGCGGCAGCCACGGCATCGGGCGGCGAGACAATGGCACCGAGGGCCACGGCCACGGCCCAGGGCATGTCAGGGAACAGCCAGCGCGCCACGAAGGCCACGCTCACGGTCGTCACCACCACGAGGCCAATGGCGAGCAAACCAATCGGGCGCCGATTGGCCTTGAACTCACGCAGCGACGTGAAGAACGCCGCCGCCCAGAGAATGGGCGGCAGAAAAACGAAGAACACCAGATCCGGCTGCAGCGTCGGCACCGTGACACCGGGCAGCGCCGCAAGACCAAGGCCAGCAAGCACCTGCAGCACCGGCGGTGGGACCGGCAATCGTCGGCCGAACGCCGTCAGTGCCACGACCAGCGTGACAAATGCGATACCGGCAAGAATTGGAGAATGGTCGGTCATGACAGGCGCGAAGGCGGCAACGGGCAGCGGTGTCGTTGATGCTGCATGGCCGGCCATATTTGTGCAATGCATCCCTGCCATCCGAGTGCAGGGATCGGTCCGTTCGTTACCAGGCAGCCAGCCATGTCCGCTCTGTTCTCGCCCTTCACGTTGCGCTCGGTCACGCTGCGCAACCGCATTGGCGTCTCGCCCATGTGCCAGTACTCCAGTGTCGACGGGTTTGCGACCGATTGGCATCTGGTCCACCTGGGGGGCTTCGCCACCGGTGGCGCCGGCCTGGTGATCTGCGAAGCCACGGGTGTGTTGCCCGAGGGACGCATTTCGCCGTACGATCTGGGCATCTGGAAAGACGAGCACGTGCCCATGCTGCAGCGCATCACTCACTTTGTGCGCGCACAGGGGGCGGTGCCCGGTATCCAGTTGGCCCACGCCGGTCGCAAGGCCAGCACCAGGCGACCCTGGGAAGGTCAAGGGGCCGTGTCAGCCGAAGACGGTGGATGGCAGGTGGTGGGGCCAGATGACGTGGCCTATAGCGCCAGCTATCCGCAGCCACGCGCGATGACCGAGGCAGACATCGCGCAGGTGGTAACGGCCTTTGCTGACGCCGCACGCCGTGCCCTCGCAGCAGGGTTTGTGGTGGCGGAAGTCCATGCGGCGCATGGCTACCTGCTGCACCAGTTTCTCTCGCCGCTTGCCAACTCCCGCACCGACGCGTGGGGCGGCTCGCTGAGCAATCGCATGCGACTCACGCTCGAGGTCTCGCGCGCCGTGCGCGCGGTATGGCCGGAGGATCTGCCCGTTGTCGTGCGCATCTCGGCCACGGATTGGGCAGAGGGCGGATGGAGCATCGACGAGAGTGTCACGCTCAGTCGCGAGCTTGCCGCGCTTGGCGTCGATTGCATCGACGTATCATCGGGCGGTCTCACGTCGGCGCAGCAGATCGACGTCAAGCCCCTGTACCAGGTGCCGTTCGCACGGCGCATCCGTGCCGAGGCTGCCGTGCCCACGGCAGCGGTCGGTCTCATCACCGAGCCGCAGGAAGCCGAACAAATTGTGCGCGATGGTGACGCAGACGTGGTGTTGTTGGCGCGGGAGCTACTGCGCAATCCGCGCTGGCCACTGGAGGCTGCCAACCAACTCGGCGAGGACGGCCCCTGGCCCGATCAGTATCTGCGGGCGCGGCGTCGGCGATAAGCCCTCGGCAGGGCAGCGGCAGGCCAGCGCTGGGCCGCCGGCGGCCTTGGCAACCCTGAAGGCTCCGGTCGGTGACACAGTCGTATCCTGGCCACGCTGTGTGTGGCCGCGCGTCACCATCAGCCCCAGCCTACCATGCGCCGCTTTCTTTTCATCGCCGCCGCGTCGGCGTTGTGCAGTGTGTCCGCTTCCGCCCAGTCTGCTCTGTCCGTGTCCGCCCTCCTCGGCAAGTGGAACGCCGAGTGGGAATTGGGTCGCGTGGTGGAGAACGACGTGGTCACACCGGTCAT
This portion of the Gemmatimonas sp. UBA7669 genome encodes:
- the map gene encoding type I methionyl aminopeptidase, with the protein product MTIRTEEELNGMRRVGQLVARTLDAMEAAVAPGVTTAQLDTIARDLATAHGARSAPQLTYDFPGFTCISVNDEIVHGIPGARVLREGDLVTLDVTLELNGYMADSARTVAVGTPPRGGAQLLRMAREALEAGVTAARPGRRVRDVGAAIDRCVRSHGGRVFRELAGHGIGRQLHEEPTVPNWDDPEADMVLHEGLVLAVEPMLAGRAARVVEDDDGWTYRTHNGALAVHQEHTIVVRAGGAEILTLA
- a CDS encoding Na+/H+ antiporter, which gives rise to MTDHSPILAGIAFVTLVVALTAFGRRLPVPPPVLQVLAGLGLAALPGVTVPTLQPDLVFFVFLPPILWAAAFFTSLREFKANRRPIGLLAIGLVVVTTVSVAFVARWLFPDMPWAVAVALGAIVSPPDAVAAAAVVSRLPVPRRVIVILEGESLVNDASALVLYRTAVAAAVTGVFSVAESMVRFFLDAGVGVLIGLATGWLLIQTARRTRDEMAEVLLTLAGPYVAWLVAEELHVSAVLACVAGGLYTRQYLSTAVGPRSRVQARAVWDLLVFALNAMIFVLLGMQFTALLCSTTMATLPTLLYPGLIISLVLVAVRLVWVPVATWCPRFLSPTIARNEPVPSAKAVSLVAWTSMRGIVSLATALALPLTLADGSPFPYRQELLYITMTAILFTLVVQGCTLAPLIRWFRFAPETHHLHEERLARLEAARRAQDELEDAVREGTVSAEDARWLRAELRERVERSHTTGTSGDAAGRARSRDALRTRMREAERRLLLRLRNEGAISDEVLRTLEEELDLDAMRGHSHAH
- a CDS encoding NADH:flavin oxidoreductase/NADH oxidase; the encoded protein is MSALFSPFTLRSVTLRNRIGVSPMCQYSSVDGFATDWHLVHLGGFATGGAGLVICEATGVLPEGRISPYDLGIWKDEHVPMLQRITHFVRAQGAVPGIQLAHAGRKASTRRPWEGQGAVSAEDGGWQVVGPDDVAYSASYPQPRAMTEADIAQVVTAFADAARRALAAGFVVAEVHAAHGYLLHQFLSPLANSRTDAWGGSLSNRMRLTLEVSRAVRAVWPEDLPVVVRISATDWAEGGWSIDESVTLSRELAALGVDCIDVSSGGLTSAQQIDVKPLYQVPFARRIRAEAAVPTAAVGLITEPQEAEQIVRDGDADVVLLARELLRNPRWPLEAANQLGEDGPWPDQYLRARRRR